In Sphingobacterium sp. lm-10, one DNA window encodes the following:
- a CDS encoding efflux RND transporter periplasmic adaptor subunit has translation MMNKRLTYYVILAGMAVSACAGSTSENASDEQQADSTQVYCLDDQLRSSTSIIEIQERPITEQLALSGKIEYNENDLVAFQSLLVGTVEQVKFELGDFVHKGQVLATVKSNEIQDLVQQRRSYQSQIQVLENQVETKRELLEDGLASKPEVLEVESELASARIELDRVSQSLQLFKAVGPGTFQILAPKDGYIIQKAISMGQSITEDNEPLFSISNLKQVWVMVNIYARNLRYVNNGDPVKVRTVAYPDHLYTGKIDKIYHVFDNEEHVLKARVVLDNQNLNLMPGLSADIIIDRKSTAEKAFAIPNTAKVFSNNKEYVVIYKGDCQMEVRQITAVASNEEYTYVHERFADDEKVIGSNALLIFEHLNH, from the coding sequence ATGATGAATAAGCGATTAACCTATTACGTAATTTTGGCCGGCATGGCCGTATCTGCTTGTGCTGGAAGCACAAGCGAAAATGCTTCTGATGAGCAACAGGCAGATTCAACGCAAGTATATTGCCTCGATGATCAACTTCGTTCTAGCACCTCGATTATTGAAATTCAGGAGCGCCCAATAACAGAGCAATTAGCACTATCTGGAAAAATTGAATACAATGAAAATGACTTGGTAGCTTTTCAGAGTTTGCTGGTCGGAACAGTAGAGCAAGTGAAGTTCGAGCTAGGTGATTTTGTCCATAAAGGACAGGTGCTAGCTACGGTGAAATCCAACGAAATTCAAGATCTCGTGCAACAACGCCGCTCTTACCAAAGTCAAATTCAGGTACTAGAAAATCAAGTGGAAACCAAGCGGGAGCTATTAGAAGATGGCCTCGCGTCAAAACCGGAAGTACTAGAAGTGGAAAGTGAATTGGCCAGTGCACGCATCGAATTAGATCGTGTATCTCAGTCGCTACAACTTTTTAAAGCTGTAGGACCGGGTACATTTCAAATCCTGGCTCCAAAAGATGGATACATTATACAAAAAGCGATCAGTATGGGGCAGAGTATTACCGAAGATAACGAACCGCTATTTTCTATATCCAATCTAAAACAGGTATGGGTGATGGTAAATATCTATGCACGAAACTTGCGCTACGTGAATAATGGTGATCCGGTTAAGGTGAGAACTGTGGCGTATCCCGATCACTTATATACAGGTAAAATTGATAAAATTTACCATGTTTTTGATAATGAAGAACATGTGCTCAAGGCGCGTGTCGTGTTAGATAATCAAAATCTCAACCTCATGCCTGGATTGAGTGCAGATATCATTATAGACCGCAAAAGTACGGCAGAAAAAGCCTTTGCAATTCCTAATACTGCCAAGGTGTTTAGCAACAATAAAGAGTATGTCGTGATTTATAAAGGCGATTGCCAGATGGAAGTGCGGCAAATCACCGCTGTCGCTAGTAATGAGGAGTATACCTACGTGCACGAACGTTTTGCAGACGATGAAAAAGTAATTGGATCGAATGCACTGCTAATCTTCGAACACTTAAATCACTAA
- a CDS encoding TolC family protein, giving the protein MKILYILLLSGILFSQSGRAQTYSLAQLEAAFLKNNYMLIASRFQVNQADAEIIQEKLWDNPTLSISEVNLWSNQTSEQYPPLLGNYGRTQQVAVELEQLIETAGKRKKRVAIRSLEKNTAVFEYEELMRELRKDLRQAYNELYVISNDLEKLQESVAVFANLREVFKRQAATQNVSRADWLRVQSELVTMEKDQVDLQAELIEAIGVIQALTNMPAMTIEQLSFEDMPQRLHRNVPLTAREMAFENNLGIKKQKNQLLIADKELELELANRKPDLTVQMNYDRGGNIMQDFFGLGVSLDLPLFNRNKGNIKVAQYQIEEQRANRSALEIALDTRLSSLTAQLMRYRQTLDRWSDLDRDAESKMLENYHKNMLSRQITLLEFIDFTQAWRASYQSMLELQKNYLNTYEELQFVVGNDF; this is encoded by the coding sequence GTGAAAATATTATATATCCTGCTGTTATCTGGCATTCTTTTTTCTCAGTCCGGAAGAGCGCAAACCTATTCTTTAGCGCAATTGGAAGCGGCATTCTTAAAGAACAATTACATGCTGATCGCTTCTCGGTTTCAGGTCAATCAGGCCGATGCAGAGATTATTCAAGAGAAACTTTGGGACAATCCAACGCTGAGTATCAGCGAAGTGAATCTGTGGAGCAATCAAACTAGTGAACAATATCCTCCGCTATTGGGTAACTATGGCCGTACGCAGCAAGTGGCAGTAGAATTAGAGCAGTTAATTGAGACGGCGGGTAAGCGGAAAAAGCGTGTGGCGATCCGGTCGCTGGAGAAAAATACAGCGGTATTCGAGTATGAAGAACTGATGCGCGAGCTGCGAAAAGATCTTCGTCAGGCATACAATGAGTTGTATGTGATCAGTAATGATCTCGAGAAATTGCAGGAATCTGTCGCGGTATTTGCCAACTTAAGAGAAGTGTTTAAAAGGCAGGCCGCTACTCAAAATGTATCCAGAGCAGACTGGTTACGTGTACAGTCCGAGTTGGTCACCATGGAAAAAGACCAAGTTGATTTGCAGGCTGAGCTGATCGAAGCAATAGGTGTAATCCAAGCGTTAACCAACATGCCGGCGATGACGATCGAACAACTATCTTTTGAAGACATGCCGCAGCGTCTTCACCGTAATGTGCCACTTACTGCCCGGGAGATGGCTTTCGAAAATAATCTGGGTATTAAGAAGCAAAAAAACCAACTTCTTATCGCAGACAAGGAGCTGGAGTTAGAATTGGCCAACAGAAAGCCAGACCTCACCGTACAGATGAATTACGATCGTGGCGGAAATATCATGCAGGACTTCTTTGGATTAGGGGTGAGTTTGGATCTTCCTTTATTCAATCGAAATAAAGGAAACATTAAAGTGGCTCAGTATCAGATTGAGGAACAACGCGCAAATCGATCGGCATTAGAAATAGCATTGGATACCCGGTTGTCTAGCCTTACGGCGCAATTGATGCGATACCGCCAGACACTGGATCGTTGGTCAGACCTAGATAGAGACGCAGAAAGCAAAATGTTGGAAAATTATCATAAGAACATGCTTTCTAGACAAATCACCTTACTTGAATTTATCGATTTTACCCAAGCATGGCGAGCATCCTACCAATCGATGTTGGAGCTACAGAAGAATTATTTAAACACCTACGAGGAGCTACAGTTTGTAGTCGGCAATGACTTTTAG
- a CDS encoding RagB/SusD family nutrient uptake outer membrane protein, producing MKTKLLSIIQWGVCTSLLITGCSKSFLEQAPLGELSEEQLSNKVGVNSLLTGAYSALAAARNDDGLGGGGPWESSPDNWIYGSVAGGEAHKGSDGGDQPAINQIARLTQDASNGFFNNKWKSSFEGVSRANQTLRFLDLATDLTDQERLEISAQARFLRAHFYFDLKKMFNQVPWVDENSESYYQPNTADIWPQIQADFEYAFANLPATFAEVGRVNKWAAAAYLGKTLLYQKKFAEARTVFTDVITNGVTVNGIRYDLVPFKNNFDAATKNNAESVFAIQMVANDGTNSITFANSGGKLNFPYESPFRCCGFYQPTQDLVNSYRTSPTTGLPYLENYNSTAVKNDMGIASTSAFTPDVTTLDPRLDWTVGRRGIPFHDWGLHPGRSWIREQVSAGPYSNKKNIYWQATQDIYSDQSSWAPGTAINVLVIRFADVLLMAAEAEAQSGSLDQALTYVNRVRTRAADPAGWLYSYINNSAPLAGFNNTPAANYVVNPYPAGYFSSQQLALNAIYFERKLELAMEGHRFFDLSRWGILQTAMNAIYQYEGTITTDVRGASAISRTNYFPIPQNQIDLSVINGSATLTQNPGY from the coding sequence ATGAAAACGAAATTATTATCAATTATACAATGGGGAGTATGCACCAGTCTGTTGATTACAGGTTGTAGCAAATCGTTCCTAGAGCAAGCTCCCTTGGGAGAATTGAGTGAAGAGCAGCTCAGCAATAAAGTGGGAGTCAACTCTTTATTAACCGGTGCCTACTCTGCATTAGCAGCTGCACGAAACGACGATGGTTTAGGTGGCGGTGGCCCATGGGAATCGTCTCCAGACAACTGGATTTATGGCAGTGTCGCCGGCGGTGAAGCGCATAAAGGAAGTGATGGCGGCGATCAACCTGCCATCAACCAAATTGCACGATTAACACAAGACGCCAGCAACGGATTTTTCAACAACAAATGGAAATCCTCTTTTGAAGGGGTGAGTCGTGCCAACCAGACGTTACGATTCTTAGATCTTGCCACCGATCTTACGGATCAGGAAAGACTAGAAATTTCGGCTCAGGCTCGCTTTCTACGTGCACATTTCTATTTTGATTTGAAAAAGATGTTTAATCAGGTGCCGTGGGTGGATGAGAACAGTGAAAGCTACTACCAGCCCAACACCGCGGACATTTGGCCACAAATACAGGCAGATTTTGAATATGCTTTCGCGAACCTCCCGGCCACATTTGCGGAGGTGGGTCGTGTCAACAAGTGGGCTGCAGCTGCATATTTAGGTAAAACACTGTTGTATCAGAAAAAATTTGCGGAGGCTCGTACCGTATTTACAGATGTAATCACTAATGGGGTGACTGTAAACGGCATTCGCTATGACTTAGTGCCTTTTAAAAACAACTTTGATGCAGCCACAAAGAACAACGCTGAATCGGTTTTTGCCATTCAGATGGTCGCTAATGATGGCACCAATTCGATCACTTTTGCCAATTCTGGAGGAAAGCTAAACTTTCCGTACGAAAGTCCTTTTCGCTGTTGCGGATTCTATCAGCCAACACAAGATTTGGTGAACTCTTATCGTACCTCGCCTACAACAGGTCTTCCATATCTGGAGAACTATAATAGCACAGCAGTGAAGAATGATATGGGCATAGCATCTACTAGTGCATTCACACCAGATGTTACAACACTCGATCCTCGACTGGACTGGACTGTGGGTAGAAGAGGCATCCCATTTCATGATTGGGGACTGCATCCTGGACGTAGCTGGATTAGGGAGCAAGTGAGTGCGGGGCCGTATAGTAATAAAAAGAACATTTACTGGCAGGCCACACAGGATATCTATTCAGACCAAAGCTCTTGGGCCCCCGGTACTGCGATTAATGTGTTGGTAATTCGCTTTGCGGACGTGTTGTTAATGGCTGCTGAGGCGGAGGCACAAAGCGGATCCTTAGATCAGGCGTTGACGTATGTTAACCGGGTTAGAACACGTGCTGCAGACCCTGCTGGATGGTTGTATAGTTATATTAACAACAGCGCGCCTTTGGCAGGATTTAACAATACACCGGCAGCAAATTATGTAGTTAATCCTTATCCGGCTGGGTATTTCAGTTCGCAGCAATTAGCATTGAACGCGATTTATTTTGAGCGCAAGTTAGAGTTGGCTATGGAAGGACATCGTTTCTTTGACTTATCTCGTTGGGGTATTTTGCAGACAGCAATGAATGCCATCTATCAATATGAGGGTACCATTACAACTGATGTTCGGGGTGCAAGTGCCATATCTCGCACGAATTATTTCCCAATTCCACAGAATCAAATTGACTTAAGTGTCATCAATGGTTCAGCAACATTAACACAGAATCCGGGATATTAG
- a CDS encoding NADP-dependent isocitrate dehydrogenase yields the protein MSSKIIYTKTDEAPLLATYSFLPIVQAFAKTADIEVELKDISLAGRILAHFNDSLSESQKTPDALAELGQLATTPDANIIKLPNISASVPQLKSAITELQKAGYAIPNYPDAPANAEEEKIKATYAKVLGSAVNPVLREGNSDRRAPRAVKNYVKANPHRMGTWANDSKTEVTSMSEGDFYGSEKSITLDQDTSFKIEFVGIDGGTKELKGAANLKAGEVIDASVMSVSKLKIFVQAAMAEAKASGILLSAHLKATMMKVSDPIIFAAIVEVYFKDVFDQFGSLFAELGVNTNNGLGEVYSKIAGHAQESEVKTAIEAAITAGPDLAMVNSDKGITNLHVPSDVIVDASMPAMIRIGGKMWDKSGAERDTLAIIPDRSYAGVYKAVIEDCKANGAYDPTTMGSVPNVGLMAQKAEEYGSHDKTFQASEKGTIRVVNSEGVVLLEQAVEEGDIFRMCQTKDAPIQDWVKLAVNRARLSDTPAVFWLDKDRAHDREIIAKVELYLKDHDTSDVDIQILAPIEATKFSVDRIRKGEDTISVTGNVLRDYLTDLFPILELGTSAKMLSIVPLMNGGGLFETGAGGSAPKHVEQFVEEGYLRWDSLGEFLALQASFEHLAQTQGNKKSQVLADALDEANAKFLANDKSPARKVGQLDNRGSHFYLASYWAEALAKQTKDAELAERFANIAKNLSDNEAKINEELIASQGKAQEIGGYYYPNDKLVSKAMRPSATLNEAIDNL from the coding sequence ATGTCATCTAAAATTATTTATACAAAAACAGACGAAGCGCCATTGTTGGCCACTTATTCATTCCTGCCGATTGTTCAAGCATTTGCGAAAACAGCCGATATTGAGGTAGAATTGAAAGATATTTCCCTTGCAGGAAGGATCTTGGCACATTTCAATGATTCTTTGTCCGAATCTCAAAAAACACCAGATGCTTTAGCAGAGTTAGGCCAACTGGCTACAACGCCAGATGCTAATATTATCAAATTGCCTAATATTTCTGCTTCGGTACCTCAGCTTAAATCTGCGATTACCGAGTTGCAAAAAGCAGGCTATGCTATTCCGAATTATCCAGATGCTCCTGCGAATGCAGAAGAGGAAAAAATAAAAGCAACCTATGCCAAGGTGTTAGGTTCGGCGGTAAATCCAGTGCTGCGAGAAGGAAACTCTGATCGTCGCGCACCGAGAGCGGTAAAAAACTACGTGAAAGCGAACCCACACCGCATGGGAACTTGGGCCAATGATAGCAAGACGGAAGTGACTTCGATGTCTGAAGGCGATTTTTATGGCTCCGAAAAATCGATCACGTTGGATCAAGATACCTCCTTCAAAATTGAATTCGTGGGAATAGATGGCGGCACGAAAGAGCTAAAAGGTGCTGCAAACCTAAAAGCCGGTGAAGTCATTGATGCTTCGGTGATGAGTGTATCTAAATTGAAGATTTTTGTACAAGCTGCAATGGCGGAGGCGAAAGCTTCTGGTATTTTGTTGTCGGCACATTTGAAAGCGACGATGATGAAGGTTTCTGACCCAATTATATTTGCCGCTATTGTAGAAGTATACTTCAAAGATGTATTTGATCAATTTGGATCATTATTCGCGGAATTGGGTGTAAATACCAATAACGGTTTGGGTGAAGTGTATAGCAAGATTGCTGGTCACGCACAGGAGAGTGAAGTGAAGACAGCTATCGAAGCAGCAATCACGGCGGGGCCCGATTTGGCGATGGTGAATTCAGATAAAGGAATTACCAACTTACATGTACCATCAGATGTAATTGTAGATGCATCCATGCCAGCTATGATTCGTATTGGCGGTAAGATGTGGGATAAATCGGGTGCAGAACGCGATACTTTAGCGATTATTCCTGATCGCTCTTATGCGGGAGTATATAAAGCAGTTATTGAAGATTGTAAAGCCAATGGCGCATACGACCCCACTACGATGGGATCAGTTCCCAATGTGGGTTTGATGGCGCAAAAGGCAGAAGAATACGGATCGCACGATAAAACTTTCCAAGCATCAGAAAAAGGGACTATCCGTGTGGTCAATAGTGAAGGGGTCGTATTGTTGGAGCAGGCTGTAGAAGAAGGCGATATCTTCCGCATGTGCCAAACTAAAGATGCTCCTATTCAGGACTGGGTGAAGCTAGCGGTAAACCGAGCAAGATTATCGGATACGCCAGCAGTATTCTGGTTGGATAAAGACCGCGCACATGATCGTGAGATTATTGCGAAAGTAGAGCTTTATCTGAAAGATCATGATACCAGCGATGTAGATATACAGATATTGGCACCTATCGAAGCCACGAAATTCTCTGTGGATCGTATCCGCAAAGGAGAAGATACCATTTCCGTAACGGGCAACGTATTACGGGATTACCTAACGGATTTATTTCCAATTTTAGAGTTGGGTACTTCGGCCAAAATGCTTTCTATCGTACCATTGATGAATGGTGGTGGTCTGTTCGAAACAGGTGCAGGCGGTTCAGCACCGAAACATGTAGAGCAATTTGTAGAAGAAGGCTATTTACGCTGGGATTCTTTAGGTGAATTCTTGGCTTTGCAGGCATCATTCGAGCACTTGGCGCAGACACAAGGCAATAAAAAGTCTCAGGTATTAGCAGATGCTTTAGATGAAGCAAACGCGAAATTCTTAGCGAATGACAAATCGCCGGCACGTAAGGTAGGTCAGTTAGATAATAGAGGATCACACTTCTATCTAGCCAGCTACTGGGCAGAGGCTTTAGCCAAGCAAACAAAGGATGCGGAATTAGCGGAGCGTTTTGCTAACATCGCGAAAAATTTGTCGGATAACGAAGCGAAGATTAATGAAGAATTGATCGCTTCGCAAGGTAAAGCACAGGAGATCGGCGGATATTACTATCCAAATGATAAGCTAGTTTCAAAAGCGATGCGCCCTTCGGCCACCTTGAATGAAGCGATTGATAATCTGTAG
- a CDS encoding CusA/CzcA family heavy metal efflux RND transporter — translation MKKFVQQIVTFSLRNTTLILFGTMLLLFAGVYALRHTPIEAFPDVTNTRARIITQWPGRSAEEMEKLVTLPISKEMNSIPKKSHIRSISLFGLSVVTVQFEDGVDDFYAQQYVANKLNGVNLPEDVDAEIEPPSGATGEIFRYVIKSDLPIKEVSAIQDWVIERELLSVSGVADVVSFGGEEKIYEIKINPTELKNFDLSPLDVYEAVARSNINVGGDVIQRGDQAYVVRGVGLLDKIEDIGNITIKLNRSTPVLIKNVADVVVSNKPRLGQVGYNDEDDLVQGIVIMLRGENPNEVIERLKTKIEELNTRILPENVHMETVIDRTKLVDNTVHTVSRNLIEGVLLVSLIVFIFLYNWKSTFIVASVIPLAFLFAIIMLKIQGLPANLISMGSLDFGLLLEGTLVIVETVFVALATVSHRVGRERFAKMSKMGIIKKSAGSVASYIFFALLILIVALLPIFSFQKVEGKMFSPLAFTLGYALFGSLILSLTYVPAMCKLLFTKHIEEKENTITRFFQRNIYGLYDAAFRYKKATIAIFIGILSLCVLKFMHYGSEFLPQLNEGAIYIRATLPNSISLKESTRLTKEMKQIMRESCQEIDFVLTQTGRPNDGTDPTGFFNIEFNVQLKDESDWEGGVSKEQIIQNLREKLNRYPGINFGFSQPIQDNVEEYVAGVKSSLVIKIFGDELNDLESYANQVAASIEKVRGITDINVYKNIGQPELRIQLHDSEMAKYGVFTDDVQAVIAMTIGGQAATKFYEGDRQFDVVLRFEEGYRDTPEKIRNILIPTSNGQNIPLQEIATVDYHTGPAFIYREGNSRYIGVGFSIEGRDLGSTIEEAKRVVAQEVKLPKENHMEWAGEFESKERAAQQLSLVVPVSLVLILLLLYFNFGNFTDTAVAALTLPFAFIGGFISLWVTGTIFGISAGIGFIILFGVATIDGIVLIGVIRDNLNRRYSLIEAIQQGVRSRIRPVVMIALMGSMGLLPAALSTGMGSEIQKPLAIMIVGGLLICLILSFTILPVVFYFAHRKTHR, via the coding sequence ATGAAGAAGTTTGTACAACAGATTGTTACCTTTTCACTGCGTAACACCACGCTCATCTTATTTGGTACGATGCTACTGCTTTTTGCAGGTGTCTATGCTTTACGTCATACACCGATAGAAGCATTTCCAGATGTGACTAATACACGTGCCCGCATCATCACGCAATGGCCCGGCAGAAGTGCGGAAGAGATGGAGAAGCTTGTCACTTTGCCCATTTCCAAGGAAATGAACAGTATTCCAAAGAAGTCACACATACGCTCTATCTCCTTGTTTGGTCTTTCGGTAGTCACCGTACAGTTTGAAGATGGTGTAGATGATTTTTATGCACAACAATATGTCGCGAATAAATTGAATGGTGTAAATCTGCCAGAGGATGTAGATGCGGAAATTGAACCACCTTCTGGCGCAACTGGAGAGATATTTCGCTATGTAATCAAGAGCGACCTGCCCATTAAGGAAGTTTCGGCTATACAGGATTGGGTGATCGAAAGAGAGCTTCTTAGTGTATCAGGCGTCGCTGATGTAGTCAGCTTTGGGGGCGAAGAAAAGATTTATGAAATCAAGATCAATCCGACGGAATTAAAAAACTTTGACCTTTCTCCACTGGATGTTTACGAAGCCGTAGCGCGCTCCAATATTAATGTCGGTGGAGACGTTATACAGCGAGGAGACCAAGCCTACGTAGTTCGTGGTGTAGGGCTCTTGGACAAGATCGAAGATATTGGAAACATCACCATCAAGTTGAACCGCTCCACACCGGTATTGATCAAGAATGTCGCTGATGTAGTCGTTTCAAATAAGCCGAGATTAGGGCAAGTCGGCTATAATGACGAAGATGACCTAGTGCAGGGTATTGTAATTATGTTGCGCGGAGAGAATCCGAATGAAGTAATCGAGCGATTAAAAACAAAAATCGAAGAACTAAACACCCGCATCCTCCCAGAAAACGTACATATGGAAACGGTTATCGACCGTACCAAACTAGTTGATAACACGGTCCATACTGTATCAAGAAACCTGATTGAAGGCGTGCTTCTCGTATCGCTGATTGTGTTCATATTCCTGTATAATTGGAAGTCCACCTTCATTGTCGCATCCGTTATCCCATTAGCTTTTCTGTTTGCGATTATCATGCTCAAGATTCAGGGTCTGCCTGCCAATCTGATCTCTATGGGATCGCTGGATTTTGGCTTGTTGCTGGAGGGTACCCTGGTAATCGTAGAAACCGTATTTGTTGCCTTAGCAACCGTGTCTCATAGGGTGGGTAGAGAGCGCTTTGCGAAGATGAGCAAAATGGGAATCATTAAGAAAAGTGCAGGGAGTGTAGCATCCTATATTTTCTTCGCATTGCTCATTTTGATCGTTGCCTTGCTGCCGATATTCTCTTTCCAGAAGGTAGAAGGTAAGATGTTTTCTCCTTTAGCGTTTACGCTTGGCTATGCGCTGTTTGGCTCTCTAATTTTGAGCTTAACCTATGTGCCAGCGATGTGTAAGTTGTTATTTACCAAGCATATCGAAGAAAAAGAAAATACGATTACACGCTTTTTTCAGCGAAATATATATGGCTTATACGATGCTGCATTCCGTTATAAGAAGGCAACGATAGCCATCTTTATTGGTATTTTGAGCTTATGCGTCTTGAAGTTTATGCATTACGGTTCCGAATTTTTACCACAGCTCAATGAGGGAGCGATTTATATTCGAGCTACGCTACCTAACAGCATCAGTCTGAAAGAATCAACCAGACTCACCAAAGAAATGAAGCAGATCATGCGCGAAAGTTGTCAGGAAATCGATTTTGTACTCACGCAAACAGGTCGGCCCAATGATGGTACAGATCCCACTGGTTTTTTCAACATTGAATTTAATGTACAACTCAAGGATGAAAGTGATTGGGAAGGTGGTGTATCCAAAGAACAGATCATTCAAAATCTACGAGAAAAACTTAATCGCTATCCTGGAATTAATTTCGGTTTTAGCCAGCCCATACAAGATAATGTAGAAGAATATGTGGCCGGAGTGAAAAGTTCGTTGGTGATTAAAATTTTTGGGGATGAGCTTAATGATTTGGAAAGCTATGCCAATCAGGTAGCTGCGTCTATTGAAAAGGTAAGAGGCATTACGGATATTAACGTGTACAAGAACATTGGACAGCCGGAGTTACGCATCCAGCTTCACGATTCTGAAATGGCCAAATATGGGGTGTTTACAGACGATGTGCAGGCCGTAATCGCGATGACTATTGGCGGGCAGGCAGCTACCAAATTCTATGAAGGAGATAGGCAGTTTGATGTAGTTTTACGTTTCGAAGAAGGCTATCGTGATACACCAGAAAAAATCCGTAACATATTAATTCCTACCAGTAACGGGCAAAATATTCCACTGCAAGAGATTGCTACCGTAGATTATCATACTGGTCCGGCTTTTATTTATCGTGAAGGCAATAGCAGGTACATTGGTGTAGGCTTTAGCATAGAAGGACGCGATCTCGGTAGCACTATCGAAGAAGCCAAACGCGTCGTAGCGCAAGAGGTAAAGCTACCTAAGGAGAATCACATGGAGTGGGCCGGAGAATTCGAAAGTAAGGAGCGTGCAGCTCAGCAATTGAGCTTGGTAGTGCCTGTGTCGCTGGTGCTGATTTTACTATTGTTGTACTTCAACTTTGGCAACTTTACCGATACCGCTGTGGCTGCACTCACGTTGCCGTTCGCTTTTATTGGCGGCTTTATTTCCCTTTGGGTTACGGGCACCATTTTTGGAATTTCTGCCGGAATAGGATTTATCATTTTATTCGGCGTAGCCACTATTGATGGTATTGTACTGATTGGTGTAATTCGGGACAATCTGAATCGGCGATACAGTCTTATCGAAGCGATTCAACAAGGAGTGAGAAGTCGTATTCGTCCAGTGGTAATGATTGCGTTGATGGGTTCTATGGGTTTACTTCCGGCAGCATTGTCTACAGGCATGGGATCAGAAATACAAAAGCCGCTGGCCATTATGATTGTTGGAGGTTTATTGATTTGCTTGATTCTTTCGTTTACCATTCTACCAGTAGTTTTCTATTTTGCCCATCGTAAAACGCATCGATAG
- a CDS encoding HAMP domain-containing sensor histidine kinase, whose translation MKLRSRLSYYSLFIFGVLFVFTSIVIYTLFYRWARQNEYKNLQNTTLVSAVYYLEKDEQTHAEHVSVRNELQRLISQTNIAVYDSTDKQAFGKMDHDVMISPEVLAKTRADDYHVFESKTDFYAGIHYHDNQGDFVVFTRSSKASFKELMYVLLGILSAVFVSSLLIILVFSRWLGTIAYQPILRIIEQVNARNHQNLTVPIAVDRSYEEVDELIQTYNRFIKRIGQTFDIQKNFIDYVSHELRTPITALLGTLEVTNQKNRSVEEYQGMVKQLDEYIHDLQATLDHMMLLTGAKTSFEFKPMRIDEVLWEVVEHATMYHEAQIEVRIDVEDNQLLEMNGNDKLLELAINNLVENAIKYSDNQVVHLILHENDGHLSIQIVDQGIGIPAEDLERCTQNFFRGQNTSAYQGKGIGLSMASIVFSLHSIQMDIASSNQGTTVTLLFLKA comes from the coding sequence ATGAAATTAAGATCGCGTCTTTCGTATTATTCTTTATTTATTTTCGGCGTACTTTTCGTCTTTACCTCCATCGTAATCTACACGCTATTCTACCGGTGGGCAAGACAAAATGAATACAAGAATCTGCAAAATACAACACTGGTTTCTGCGGTCTATTACCTAGAAAAAGATGAACAAACGCATGCGGAACATGTGAGTGTGCGGAATGAATTACAGCGATTAATTTCGCAGACCAATATCGCAGTGTATGATAGTACGGACAAGCAAGCTTTTGGAAAAATGGATCACGATGTGATGATTTCACCAGAGGTACTGGCAAAAACACGGGCAGATGATTATCATGTATTCGAATCCAAAACCGATTTTTATGCCGGCATACATTATCACGACAATCAAGGAGATTTTGTGGTCTTCACACGAAGTAGCAAAGCAAGTTTTAAGGAGCTGATGTACGTATTATTAGGTATCCTTTCTGCCGTGTTTGTATCAAGCTTATTGATCATATTGGTGTTTTCCAGATGGTTGGGTACCATTGCCTATCAGCCCATACTGCGGATTATTGAACAAGTTAATGCCCGAAATCATCAGAACCTCACTGTACCTATTGCGGTTGATCGTAGTTATGAAGAGGTAGATGAACTTATTCAGACGTATAATCGTTTTATTAAGCGAATTGGGCAGACATTTGATATTCAGAAGAATTTCATTGACTATGTTTCCCACGAGTTGCGGACACCGATCACGGCTCTTTTGGGAACGCTTGAAGTGACCAATCAGAAAAATAGGTCTGTTGAAGAGTACCAAGGCATGGTAAAGCAACTCGACGAATACATTCACGACCTGCAAGCAACACTGGATCACATGATGCTGCTCACTGGCGCCAAAACCAGTTTTGAGTTTAAGCCTATGCGGATCGATGAAGTGCTTTGGGAAGTGGTGGAACATGCCACCATGTACCATGAGGCGCAGATTGAGGTACGCATAGATGTAGAAGATAATCAGTTGTTGGAGATGAATGGCAACGACAAACTGCTGGAACTGGCCATCAATAATCTGGTGGAAAATGCCATTAAATATTCTGATAACCAAGTGGTGCATTTAATCCTGCATGAAAACGATGGCCATTTGAGCATTCAAATCGTGGATCAGGGAATAGGGATTCCGGCGGAAGATTTGGAGCGTTGCACACAAAATTTCTTTCGCGGACAGAATACCTCGGCTTACCAAGGTAAAGGCATTGGCCTATCCATGGCGAGTATTGTTTTCTCTTTACACAGCATTCAGATGGATATTGCTTCCAGCAACCAAGGTACAACCGTCACATTACTGTTTCTTAAAGCCTAA